A stretch of the Aphis gossypii isolate Hap1 chromosome 2, ASM2018417v2, whole genome shotgun sequence genome encodes the following:
- the LOC114122939 gene encoding uncharacterized protein LOC114122939, whose translation MNIDNWKNSMLTSHKTESENADIQSKLNSWFEEKGIINKLRAHIREQMISALEDNSMWNTNKRNVNSPKIQAINLLVADFLINQENLFTLSVFTTEVPLLGNLHEFSSYVNRLGDNTQKIPITKPSFKLNDVQDILEALGIQPNSDITELTCQYYFNEKQVHSLLACLFKSITILRNNLSKCNEVHINQNCKEINKLNNIENNTYEHKLNNWLVSIEDILCSFNLNKEQKNTLKMLLKKYHQNSAQETAVYKEHLKKLERQNKEMVEKVADIEQILAAHFHSHDSKLMFQKEEIDYATQQLRLEQQQLYQLINVFEEKEKSMQEKLEKSEEEYKKNLQHIENQKYELRLKEMDILRHEKMLKGESPNYKNETKISERNQVQLLQEQNIDLAKQLVEIKSQLDKLERYKNAEQTYSKKYDNLQKINSSSDQEMVKNLQKDNDELREFIKVQRQRIEELSYRVSNLAKQIEKTHKVPLTKTDYDNRNVRKKLCFVDNSSRKHHYITQNISSTTTDYSTTVLESDNLTEDDIIQEAESKLKTLEINSAKVTQNLKNFPINSSRRNIEFNVIKDTQKSYKENRLNFSDDSDLDALKCSSNKINLKELANKIGYHRSVKRSMNHSQSENDTSPEISRNTKFQGHKNSTNILPIEIPSSNIKEKVCKELAINKPSSRTESPINKSNYRTEMSLDTSNISIQSPKENKLQIDSDVKNTFFPTTNNDNFDLQLFKPKEVIDSQHKQTSILQNSSNGVDTLSNSKKLQESDHTISFGSSNKTDKSSDFWAS comes from the exons atgaatattgataattgGAAAAACAGTATGTTAACTTCTCACAAGACCGAGTCTGAAAATGCAGACATTCAAAGTAAACTTAACTCGTG GTTTGAAGAAAAAGGGATCATTAATAAGCTACGAGCACACATAAGAGAACAGATGATCTCTGCTCTAGAAGATAATTCTATGTGGAATACTAACAAAAGAAATGTTAACTCTCCAAAGATTCAGGCAATTAACCTCTTAGTTGCTGATTTTCTGATAAACCAAGAAAATTTGTTCACATTATCTGTATTCACTACGGAA gtACCATTACTTGGGAATTTACATGAATTCTCTTCTTATGTAAATCGTTTAGGCGATAACACTCAAAAAATTCCAATCACCAAACCtagtttcaaattaaatgatGTTCAGGATATCCTAGAGGCATTAGGCATCCAACCAAATTCAGATATCACCGAATTGACGTgccaatactattttaatgaaaaacagGTCCATTCATTATTGGCTTGCTTATTCAaatctataactattttaagaaataatcttag TAAATGTAACGAAGTTCATATCAATCAAAATTgtaaagaaataaacaaattgaataacatagagaataatacttatgaacataaattaaacaattggCTTGTAAGTATCGAGGACATTCTGTGCTCATTCAATTTGAACAAAGAACagaaaaatactttgaaaatgttattaaaaaa gtACCATCAAAATAGTGCTCAAGAAACTGCTGTTTATAAAgaacacttaaaaaaactaGAAAGACAAAACAAGGAAATGGTTGAGAAAGTTGCCGATATAGAACAAATACTCGCTGCACATTTTCATTCTCATGACAGtaaattaatgtttcaaaaaGAAGAAATAGACTATGCCACACAACAGCTTCGCTTAGAACAACAACAgctttatcaattaattaatgtatttgaa GAGAAAGAAAAGTCTATGCAAGAAAAATTAGAGAAGTCAGAAGaagaatataagaaaaatctacaacatattgaaaatcaaaaatatgaattaagatTAAAAGAAATGGACATCTTAAGGcatgaaaaaat GTTAAAAGGAGAATCaccaaattacaaaaatgaaaCCAAAATCAGTGAACGCAATCAAGTTCAACTGTTGCAAGAACAAAACATTGATTTGGCAAAACAATTAGTGGAAATAAAATCTCAACTTGACAAGCTTGAGAGATATAAAAATGCTGAACAgacatattcaaaaaaatatgataatcttcaaaaaattaactctTCGTca GATCAAGAAATGGtaaaaaacttacaaaaaGATAATGATGAGTTACgtgaatttattaaagttcAGCGACAAAGAATTGAAGAATTATCATACAGAGTATCAAATTTAGctaaacaaattgaaaaaactcATAAAGTGCCATTGACTAAAACAGATTATGATAATAgaaatgtaagaaaaaaactatGCTTTGTTGACAATTCCAGTAGAAAACATCATTATATCACTCAAAACATTTCTTCGACAACTACAGATTATTCAACAACTGTGTTAGAATCAGATAATCTAACAGAAGATGATATAATACAAGAAGCCGAATCCAAACTGAAAACTTTAGAAATTAATTCTGCAAAAGTAacacaaaatttgaaaaattttccaataaataGTTCACGTCGCAACAtagaatttaatgtaattaaagacactcaaaaatcatataaagaaAATCGTTTAAACTTTTCAGATGACTCAGATTTAGATGCATTGAAATGCagcagtaataaaattaatttaaaagagcTTGCCAATAAAATTGGCTATCATCGATCAGTCAAGCGATCTATGAATCATTCACAATCTGAAAATGATACTAGCCCTGAAATCTCACGAAATACTAAATTTCAGGGTCATAAGAattctacaaatattttgcCAATCGAAATACCCTCATccaatattaaagaaaaagtgTGTAAAGAATTAGCTATAAATAAACCAAGTTCAAGAACTGAGTCTCcaattaataaatctaattatcGTACTGAAATGTCTCTAGATACATCTAATATATCTATTCAATCaccaaaagaaaataaattgcaaattGATTCCGAtgtaaaaaacacattttttccaACCActaacaatgataattttgatttacaatTGTTTAAACCCAAAGAAGTAATAGATTCACAACATAAACAAACATCTATACTGCAAAATAGTTCAAATGGAGTGGATACTTTGtcaaacagtaaaaaattacaagaaaGTGATCACACAATTTCATTTGGTAGTAGTAATAAAACTGATAAATCTTCAGACTTTTGGGCatcatag
- the LOC114122941 gene encoding uncharacterized protein LOC114122941: MPRNVEIKARVKDLEVVRQRILALRSNAAYDVHPDSLIIKQKDSFFNLPTGKCGKLKLRKMGKLQELIYYNREESSGPKLSSYNKCEVNEDLEKVLTNALGTWGIVEKERKLIMVGQTRVHFDSVVGLGDFVELEVVLNDSQTVEDGQSIAKDLMSHMGVEDEDLISVSYVNMLVKNK; encoded by the exons ATGCCAAGAAACGTAGAGATCAAAGCACGCGTTAAAGACTTGGAAGTGGTCAGACAGCGGATTTTGGCATTAAGGTCAAATGCTGCCTACGACGTCCATCCTGATTCCTTGATAATTAAGCAAAAAgactcattttttaatttaccaacTGGAAAATGTGGCAAATTGAAACTCAGAAAAATG GGTAAACTTCaagaactaatttattataaccgaGAAGAAAGCTCTGGACCAAAGTTAAgttcttataataaatgtgaagTAAACGAAGATTTAGAAAAAGTGCTTACAAATGCTTTGGGTACGTGGGGAATCGTggaaaaagaaagaaaattgATAATGGTTGGCCAAACAAGAGTACATTTTGATAGTGTTGTTGGTCTTGGGGATTTTGTAGAATTAGAA GTAGTTTTGAATGATAGCCAAACAGTTGAGGATGGACAATCAATTGCCAAAGACCTGATGTCTCATATGGGAGTTGAAGATGAAGATTTGATATCTGTGTCGTATGTTAACATGcttgtcaaaaataaataa
- the LOC114122936 gene encoding trafficking protein particle complex subunit 2-like protein, which translates to MALCVAVVSKENAPKYVTSLNPEDELQIQYEIHSSIDFVEEKLKTGKKDMRDLYLGLLYSTEDHKVYGYVTNTKVKFFVVIDSSNLLLRDNEIRFMFRKLHTAYTDLMCNPFYIPGDYITSENFNKVARGILTGNS; encoded by the exons aACGCACCAAAATATGTAACTTCACTGAACCCAGAAGATGAACTACAAATTCAGTATGAAATACATTCATCAATTGACTTTGttgaagaaaaattgaaaactggTAAAAAGGATATGCGAGATTTATATTTAGGACTATTGTACTCTACAGAAGATCATAAAGT TTATGGATATGTGACAAATACTAAAGTAAAGTTTTTTGTTGTGATAGATTCTAGCAACTTGTTATTAAGAGATAATGAAATACGTTTT ATGTTTCGAAAATTACATACTGCTTATACCGATTTAATGTGTAATCCATTTTACATCCCTGGAGATTATATTACATCTga gaaTTTCAACAAAGTTGCCAGAGGTATATTAACTGGAAActcataa
- the LOC114122948 gene encoding XK-related protein 6: MIGVFWIKGNNTMDKNQDDINTNKYLVHKVDSNSSKSGLDEPDELPKDLSISYWDLIVLVLAIVGHVIDVCIDFNVAYQYYIYEKITYFVLTIIFIAVPSIVNTYMSLKIYSIQEDMQRTTQKLLSNRLLLPFLLILQMAPVLRYYDVLKYALKSRRAARKGNYDDQKNYYVLMAKEDSYVSLLRIFECFLEAVPQQILQICIVLVEKKHGSTLQIVHQSAAIASSTIGIAWAMASYHKNVRIAFENRKNIGNTGTVLQFLWHIMITVSRILSISLAAIVWPQSTGIFCMVHWLLMTFWIFKYQNVTFCIPSNRFEESRIMRFFFSTILGLVYIFTYLSPSEGQGNSKNRYLGYYGVFLVENIVAVVIWANTGTDQNQWYYYHLMIGSIAPFFIGILFMVIYYKFFHPHTTYKYNNAEPYTNTNNVNTSISDILG; encoded by the exons ATGATTGGAGTCTTCTGGATCAAAGGAAACAATACAATGGACAAAAATCAAGatgatattaatactaataaatatctgGTTCACAAAGTCGATAGTAATAGTTCTAAATCTGGATTGGATGAACCAGATGAGCTCCCCAAAGATTTGAGTATTTCATACTGGGATTTAATTGTGTTGGTCTTAGCTATTGTTGGCCATGTTATTGATGTTTGTATTGATTTCAATGTCGCATATCAGTATtacatatatgaaaaaattacttattttgtattgacaattatttttatagcagtTCCTTCCATAGTAAACACTTAtatgagtttaaaaat ttattctaTTCAAGAAGATATGCAAAGAACTACCCAAAAATTGCTTTcaaatcgattattattaccatttctTTTAATACTACAAATGGCTCCTGTTTTAag GTATTATGATGTATTGAAGTATGCGTTGAAGTCACGTAGAGCTGCTCGTAAAGGAAATTACGATGATCAGAAGAACtactatgttttaatggctAAAGAGGACTCCTATGTTTCATTGTTGCgaatttttgaatgttttttagaAGCTGTCCCTCAACAAATATTGCAAATATGTATAGTTCTGGTCGAGAAAAAACATGGCTCTACTCttcaaa ttgTCCATCAATCTGCAGCTATTGCAAGTTCAACCATAGGTATTGCTTGGGCTATGGCTTCATATCACAAAAATGTAAGAATTGCTTTTGAAAACCGAAAAAACATAGGCAATACAGGAACAGTATTACAGTTTTTATGGCACATAATGATtacag tatcaAGAATTTTGTCTATTAGTTTAGCCGCTATAGTGTGGCCACAGTCAACTGGTATTTTTTGTATGGTCCATTGGCTATTAATGacattttggatttttaaatatcaaaatgtaaCATTTTGTATTCCATCAAACCGATTTGAAGAAAGTAGAAtcatgagattttttttttcaacaatactTGGTCTTGTGtacatatttacttatttatcacCCAGTGAAGGACAGGGGAATTCAAAAAACCGTTACTTAGGGTATTACGGAGTATTCCTAGTAGAAAATATAGTTGCAGTAGTTATTTGGGCTAACACAGGTACTGATCAAAACCAATGGTACTACTATCATCTGATGATTGGATCGATAGCACCATTTTTTATTGGAATATTGTTTatggtaatatattacaaatttttccATCCTCAtactacttataaatataataatgctgaACCATATACAAATACCAATAATGTGAATACGTCTATTTCAGACATTCTGggataa
- the LOC114122949 gene encoding dynein light chain roadblock-type 2-like encodes MATQIEETLKRIQTSDGVIGFVIINSVGIPIKSNLDDAMAVRYAGLVQQLIATSMVVIKKGDPTDKLTYFRLRTKHNEIIVIPDKHYLMIVIQKPTGSRSPM; translated from the exons atggctACTCAAATAGAAGAAACTCTGAAAAGAATTCAAACCAGTGACGGTGTCATCGGCttcgtaataataaacagCGTTG GCATCCCAATCAAATCAAATCTGGACGATGCAATGGCCGTTCGGTACGCCGGATTAGTACAGCAGCTAATCGCAACATCAATGGTAGTGATCAAAAAAGGCGATCCGACCGATAAATTAACGTACTTCCGGTTGCGTACCAAACATAATGAGATCATAGTAATACCAG aTAAACATTATCTTATGATCGTAATTCAAAAACCTACTGGCTCTAGATCACCAATGTGA